In Thiospirochaeta perfilievii, a single window of DNA contains:
- a CDS encoding AraC family transcriptional regulator, with translation MHSINKVEFGFGFLIKDYPEHFDDFFELHYIYKGSGILKKDNILYSLKPDTLLISPPGERHSIKVDKCLGFHVIRLKYTHGIEELLYRVCKRCQNLGGFTLHKSRRYEFDRLKLLVSLNTKEAYDSAWYGIISILGELIIPNSNTKVAYSKDILTEIIRYMGNHIDKKMKLEDFSSFFNITPSKLTKLFKVRTGFSAMEYFLRLKIDAACYMLTSSKILNKDIALQLGFSDEFHFSKTFKNKTELSPREYRERYKTKKIANSSS, from the coding sequence ATGCATAGTATAAATAAAGTTGAGTTTGGTTTTGGTTTTTTAATAAAAGATTATCCTGAACATTTTGATGATTTTTTCGAGCTTCATTATATTTATAAAGGATCTGGAATATTAAAAAAAGATAATATATTATACTCCTTAAAACCTGATACTCTATTAATAAGTCCCCCTGGAGAGAGACACTCAATAAAAGTTGATAAATGTTTAGGTTTCCATGTTATTAGGCTTAAGTATACCCATGGTATTGAAGAGTTATTATATAGAGTATGTAAACGATGTCAAAACCTTGGAGGTTTTACTCTTCATAAATCTAGAAGATATGAGTTTGACAGGTTAAAACTATTAGTATCATTAAATACAAAAGAGGCTTATGATTCAGCATGGTACGGGATAATTTCAATTCTTGGAGAACTTATCATACCTAACTCAAATACTAAGGTAGCTTATTCAAAAGATATATTAACTGAAATAATTAGATATATGGGAAACCATATAGATAAAAAAATGAAACTTGAAGATTTCTCTTCATTCTTTAATATTACACCATCTAAATTAACAAAATTATTTAAGGTTAGAACTGGATTTTCTGCTATGGAATATTTTTTAAGACTAAAAATTGATGCTGCTTGTTATATGTTAACTAGTTCTAAAATTTTAAATAAAGATATTGCTTTACAACTCGGTTTTTCTGATGAATTTCATTTTAGTAAAACCTTTAAAAATAAAACAGAGTTAAGTCCTAGAGAGTACAGAGAACGATATAAAACAAAAAAAATTGCAAATTCTTCCTCTTAA
- a CDS encoding extracellular solute-binding protein, whose translation MNSKKILSIITLLVVMLLLVACDSGKKKKESMEDKVVVYSTHGEAMLELVAEAFEEETGIKVEFINLKGELADRIRAEKENPQSDVMFGGASSIFMELREEGIFDAYEPTWGNKLDPLFKDSENYWFGTIQTPVMLFYNSDVITKADAPTDWADLTKDIFKDQLVFRNALSSSARATYSALLQQFEMDGDLASGWDFMKAMDQNTKKYYGSGSLMFQALGRKEASVSFATLNSIIDNKVKNGLPLEVVNATIGSPIITDGIALIKDAKHPNAGKSFIDFAGSAKVQSMLAVEFNRMPTNPDALATSPKWMGEIKINPMDVNWADLAGKQSAWMQQWDTNIKDSKKDTK comes from the coding sequence ATGAATTCAAAAAAAATACTTAGTATTATTACTCTATTAGTTGTAATGCTCTTATTAGTAGCCTGTGACTCAGGTAAAAAGAAAAAAGAATCAATGGAAGATAAGGTAGTTGTTTACTCTACACATGGAGAAGCAATGTTGGAACTAGTCGCAGAAGCCTTTGAAGAAGAGACAGGAATTAAAGTTGAATTTATCAATTTAAAAGGTGAATTAGCCGACAGAATCCGTGCAGAAAAAGAGAACCCTCAATCGGATGTTATGTTTGGTGGAGCTTCATCTATATTTATGGAATTAAGGGAAGAAGGGATATTCGATGCCTATGAACCTACATGGGGCAATAAACTAGATCCCCTATTTAAAGACAGTGAGAACTACTGGTTTGGAACTATTCAAACACCTGTTATGTTATTTTACAATAGTGATGTAATAACAAAGGCTGATGCACCTACAGATTGGGCTGATCTTACAAAGGATATTTTTAAAGATCAACTTGTATTTAGAAACGCATTATCATCCTCTGCAAGAGCAACTTATTCAGCTCTTTTACAACAATTTGAAATGGATGGGGATCTAGCATCAGGTTGGGACTTTATGAAGGCCATGGACCAAAATACTAAAAAATATTACGGAAGTGGTTCTTTAATGTTTCAAGCATTAGGAAGAAAGGAAGCGAGTGTTAGTTTTGCAACACTTAACTCTATAATCGATAATAAAGTTAAAAATGGCTTACCCCTAGAAGTAGTAAATGCTACAATTGGTTCACCAATAATCACAGATGGTATAGCACTTATTAAGGATGCTAAACACCCTAATGCAGGGAAATCTTTTATCGATTTTGCAGGGAGTGCTAAAGTACAATCTATGCTTGCAGTAGAATTTAATCGAATGCCTACAAACCCTGATGCACTTGCAACATCACCTAAATGGATGGGTGAAATTAAAATAAATCCAATGGATGTAAACTGGGCTGACCTAGCTGGAAAACAATCAGCTTGGATGCAACAATGGGATACAAATATTAAAGATAGTAAAAAAGATACAAAGTAA
- a CDS encoding protein phosphatase 2C domain-containing protein — MKIDTITDTYKEFSEDVYGKTENCFWVLDGALSLSKANYTGAYSDIVWMVNWWNKYLSLNIEQFNKTIVTILEEGVDLYNREFNQYTDYKKLSKLDRSTSAIVVVRINNGIVECFGLGDCEINVRNKYGDIEILIDESVEDMDTEVINMIFNNKERKNRITFNGYTDEELVKLQKNRMRINEKNGYYILEHEKDAIKNGNYKEFKLSDVKDIILMSDGYSAIYNKYKQLTVDELMDKCNKDGVKSIIKLIRTLEEDDSSFKKYKRLRQHDDATAIYINI; from the coding sequence ATGAAAATTGATACAATTACAGATACATATAAAGAGTTTAGTGAAGATGTATATGGAAAAACAGAAAACTGTTTTTGGGTTTTAGATGGAGCCCTATCCTTAAGTAAAGCAAATTATACAGGGGCCTATAGTGATATAGTTTGGATGGTTAACTGGTGGAATAAATACTTATCCCTAAATATTGAACAGTTTAATAAAACCATAGTGACTATTTTAGAAGAGGGTGTGGATCTCTATAACAGGGAATTTAATCAGTATACGGATTATAAAAAACTCTCAAAACTAGACAGGTCCACTTCCGCTATAGTTGTTGTTAGAATTAATAACGGTATAGTAGAGTGTTTTGGCTTAGGTGATTGTGAAATAAATGTAAGAAATAAATATGGTGATATTGAAATACTAATTGATGAAAGTGTAGAAGACATGGATACAGAAGTAATCAATATGATTTTTAATAACAAAGAGCGTAAAAACAGAATAACTTTTAACGGTTACACCGATGAAGAACTGGTTAAGTTACAAAAAAATAGAATGAGAATAAATGAGAAAAATGGGTACTACATATTAGAGCATGAAAAAGATGCTATTAAAAATGGGAATTATAAGGAGTTTAAACTTAGTGATGTTAAGGACATAATACTAATGAGTGATGGTTATTCTGCAATATATAACAAGTATAAACAGTTAACCGTAGATGAGTTAATGGATAAATGTAATAAAGATGGTGTAAAATCGATTATCAAATTAATTCGGACACTAGAAGAGGATGATAGTAGCTTTAAAAAATATAAAAGACTTCGACAACATGACGATGCAACAGCTATATATATTAATATTTGA
- a CDS encoding glycosyl hydrolase 115 family protein — MKYFREEQKREYIVVFKNNEFLPLICDEKGGVNYCVKHLLEDIEKVTGVKAELNSMLENPENPSIIIGTVGESDIIDSLVSSKKIDGTLLTGKWDTFLIETVNNSIIIAGSNKRGTIYGIYDFSKNLGVSPLHWLADVPAKTKTSVFMVPGLFYSGEPKIKYRAFFINDEYPCLGRFAKEKFGGFNSDFYKNIFELLLRLKGNYLWPAMWNDCFFDDDPKNHKLADMLGVVMGTSHHEPMMRNWKEWDRYGVGEWHFKNNSQILKEFWTNSIKRSEPKSSIITIGMRGDGDEAQEDYKQVENLQDTINAQREIIKNVTGKSPKEVPQLWAVYKEIQELYDEGFRVPEDVITLLCDDNWGNLRRIPSKEDLNRSGGFGLYYHFDYVGGPRNYKWINTSPILRSWQQLNMAYKNGIDKLWIVNIGDIKPLEFPLSFFMDLAWNPEYFSLSDVENYTENWAKEQFDSVFSKDIADIISKYTKLNSRRKPELLDQNTYSLTNYRESEVVMNAYNTLLDKVNDIKNKITKEYHAAFFELVEYPVIACTNLLNLYRKTSLNRLYKKQKRSLTNKMSEDVQICFDYDAEITNRYNTLLGGKWNHIANQTHIGYTYWQQPEVNVIPETFKIETPQKPEMGIAVEMSKRSWSDNDTIDNFPIFYRYGQKDYYFEIFNMGKESFKYNIEISDEFIEISNTSGFIVEQEKIIVTIDWNKVKDIKGSGSIKIIGDEGSQITIYITAVNQFLPEYIPTKTYIESDGYISINPENFVNNFSSKEYKWSTIPNLGNFDSALTISPAVLPSSKDELGRAYTEYSVLTQSSGKYYVEIHIAPVNDFIANEDLKVGFSIDDKDIDSISVHSDYDWNKAVADNIWKLKTTVQVEKEGLHLFKLHMKNIGIVVEKIVIYQNDISESYLGPKESYLWQ; from the coding sequence ATGAAATATTTTAGAGAAGAACAGAAGAGAGAATATATTGTAGTTTTTAAAAATAATGAATTCTTACCTTTAATCTGTGATGAAAAAGGTGGAGTTAACTATTGTGTAAAACATCTGTTAGAAGATATAGAAAAAGTAACAGGAGTTAAAGCTGAACTTAACTCAATGTTAGAAAATCCAGAAAATCCATCAATTATTATTGGAACAGTAGGGGAGTCTGATATTATAGACTCTTTAGTAAGTAGTAAAAAGATTGATGGTACACTTTTAACTGGTAAATGGGACACCTTTTTAATAGAAACAGTTAATAATAGTATAATAATTGCTGGTAGTAACAAACGTGGAACCATCTATGGTATATACGATTTTTCTAAGAACTTGGGAGTCTCTCCACTACATTGGCTTGCAGATGTTCCAGCTAAAACAAAGACATCAGTTTTTATGGTTCCTGGTTTGTTCTATTCAGGTGAACCTAAAATTAAATATAGAGCTTTTTTTATTAACGATGAGTATCCTTGTCTTGGTCGTTTTGCAAAAGAAAAATTTGGTGGTTTTAATTCAGATTTTTATAAAAATATTTTTGAACTGCTTTTAAGACTGAAGGGTAATTATCTTTGGCCTGCAATGTGGAATGATTGTTTTTTTGATGATGACCCTAAAAACCATAAGTTAGCAGATATGTTAGGTGTTGTTATGGGAACTTCCCATCATGAACCTATGATGCGTAATTGGAAAGAGTGGGATAGATATGGTGTTGGAGAGTGGCATTTTAAAAATAATAGTCAGATATTAAAAGAATTCTGGACTAATAGTATAAAAAGATCAGAACCAAAAAGTAGCATTATAACAATTGGTATGCGAGGAGATGGTGATGAAGCTCAGGAAGATTATAAACAAGTTGAGAATTTACAAGATACAATAAATGCCCAAAGAGAAATTATTAAGAATGTCACTGGGAAATCACCTAAAGAAGTTCCACAGTTATGGGCTGTATATAAAGAAATTCAAGAGTTATATGATGAAGGATTTAGAGTCCCAGAAGATGTTATTACACTTTTATGTGATGATAACTGGGGAAATTTAAGAAGAATACCTTCTAAGGAAGACTTAAATAGATCTGGTGGTTTTGGTTTATATTATCATTTTGATTATGTTGGTGGACCAAGGAATTATAAATGGATAAATACAAGTCCAATATTAAGATCTTGGCAGCAATTAAATATGGCGTATAAAAATGGAATAGATAAACTATGGATTGTAAATATAGGGGATATAAAACCTTTAGAGTTCCCATTATCATTTTTTATGGATCTAGCATGGAACCCAGAATATTTTTCTCTCTCTGATGTAGAAAATTATACTGAGAACTGGGCTAAAGAGCAGTTTGATTCTGTGTTTTCTAAAGATATAGCAGATATTATTTCTAAATATACAAAGCTAAATTCTAGAAGAAAACCAGAACTTCTTGATCAAAATACTTATAGTCTCACTAACTATAGAGAGTCTGAAGTAGTAATGAATGCCTACAACACATTACTTGATAAAGTAAATGATATAAAAAATAAAATTACAAAAGAGTATCATGCCGCTTTTTTTGAATTAGTAGAATACCCAGTAATAGCATGTACAAATCTGCTAAATTTATACAGAAAAACTTCCTTAAATAGATTATATAAAAAACAAAAAAGAAGTTTAACAAACAAAATGTCTGAGGATGTTCAAATATGTTTTGATTATGATGCAGAAATTACAAATAGATATAATACTCTTCTAGGTGGTAAATGGAATCATATAGCTAACCAGACTCATATAGGTTACACATATTGGCAACAACCAGAAGTTAATGTAATTCCCGAGACCTTTAAAATAGAAACTCCTCAAAAACCTGAAATGGGTATAGCAGTAGAGATGTCTAAGAGATCATGGAGTGATAATGATACTATAGATAATTTTCCTATTTTTTATAGATATGGACAAAAGGACTATTATTTTGAAATTTTTAATATGGGTAAAGAATCTTTTAAATATAATATAGAAATATCAGATGAGTTTATAGAAATTAGTAATACATCTGGATTCATAGTAGAACAAGAGAAAATTATAGTTACAATTGACTGGAATAAAGTTAAAGATATTAAGGGTTCTGGTTCAATTAAGATTATTGGAGATGAAGGTAGTCAAATTACTATATATATTACTGCTGTAAATCAATTCTTACCAGAATACATTCCTACTAAAACTTATATAGAATCTGATGGTTATATCTCTATTAATCCTGAAAACTTCGTTAATAATTTCTCAAGTAAAGAGTATAAATGGTCTACTATACCTAATCTTGGAAATTTTGATTCAGCACTAACAATTTCTCCTGCAGTTTTACCTTCTTCAAAAGATGAATTAGGTAGAGCATATACAGAGTATAGTGTGTTAACACAGAGTAGTGGTAAATATTATGTTGAAATACATATAGCTCCAGTAAATGACTTTATTGCTAATGAAGATTTAAAAGTTGGTTTTTCTATAGATGATAAAGATATAGATAGTATTAGTGTTCATTCTGATTATGACTGGAATAAAGCTGTTGCTGATAATATTTGGAAACTTAAAACTACAGTACAAGTTGAAAAAGAAGGACTACATCTATTTAAGTTACATATGAAAAATATAGGTATAGTTGTAGAAAAAATAGTGATTTATCAAAATGATATTTCAGAATCATACCTTGGACCAAAAGAGAGTTATTTATGGCAATAA
- a CDS encoding ABC transporter ATP-binding protein, giving the protein MAILNLENINKKFEQHQVLKNIKLSINQGEFFTFLGPSGCGKTTLLRIIAGFVNPDVGSVIFENREITSLSAEKREIGMVFQNYALFPFMNVFENVAYGLRIRHEKKCKIETQVKKYLSLVNLEGFEKRDVSELSGGEQQRVALARSLVLEPKLLLLDEPLSNLDARLRDKMRTELKEIQRKLGITTIFVTHDQTEALTMSDRIAVFDKGQCVQVGSPHEIYAEPVNSLVANFIGEMNLIEATIDNSEAIISSTLTLKLPNQQKGCYIAIRPQDILIKDHNDALSNTVEGFIEEINLNGAVIEYIVNVESIKFKVVTLNRLNLNSSYTLGERIFLYISPQSIKTLIR; this is encoded by the coding sequence TTGGCAATACTTAATCTCGAGAATATAAATAAAAAATTTGAACAACACCAGGTTCTAAAAAATATAAAGCTCTCTATTAACCAGGGAGAATTCTTTACATTTTTAGGACCTTCGGGTTGTGGTAAAACTACACTTTTACGTATTATAGCCGGTTTTGTTAACCCTGATGTTGGATCTGTAATTTTTGAAAACAGAGAGATTACAAGCCTAAGTGCAGAGAAAAGAGAGATAGGTATGGTTTTTCAAAACTATGCACTGTTTCCCTTTATGAATGTATTCGAAAACGTAGCCTATGGCTTAAGAATAAGACATGAAAAAAAGTGTAAAATAGAGACTCAAGTAAAAAAATATCTAAGTCTTGTTAATCTAGAAGGGTTTGAAAAGAGAGATGTTTCTGAACTCTCAGGAGGAGAACAGCAACGGGTTGCATTAGCCCGTTCCCTTGTATTAGAACCAAAACTACTCCTACTAGATGAACCTCTATCAAACCTAGATGCCAGGTTACGGGATAAGATGAGAACCGAATTAAAGGAGATTCAGAGAAAGTTAGGTATAACTACAATATTTGTTACCCACGATCAGACTGAAGCATTAACAATGTCCGATAGAATTGCCGTTTTTGATAAGGGTCAATGTGTACAGGTTGGATCACCCCATGAAATATATGCAGAACCTGTAAACTCTTTAGTTGCTAATTTTATTGGTGAGATGAACCTTATAGAGGCTACAATAGATAATAGTGAAGCAATAATATCCTCAACATTAACCCTTAAGCTACCTAACCAACAAAAGGGGTGCTATATAGCAATTAGGCCTCAGGATATTTTAATAAAAGACCATAATGATGCTCTTTCTAATACAGTAGAAGGTTTCATAGAAGAAATTAACCTAAACGGGGCTGTAATAGAGTATATAGTAAATGTTGAATCAATAAAATTCAAAGTGGTTACATTAAATAGACTTAATCTTAACAGTAGCTATACACTAGGAGAAAGGATATTTTTATATATCTCTCCCCAATCTATTAAGACGTTAATCAGATGA
- a CDS encoding ABC transporter permease gives MKKVVITSILLWVLFSFILFPMLKTFQISLTGDNGFSIVNYIDFFSNKAYVIALKNSITIGLITVLVCGVIGTTLAFLINFIDMPFKNIIDKLLMLPIVLPGLIIVFAFMQLYGESGIITKSVQTLFKLDKPPFALLGLKGIIFIHAYTQYVFFYMNVSLAIKQIDRCAIDAAINLGSTRWQVFTKIIIPFTKPALIASAIITFMTGIGSFSAPSIIGGSYKVMTTQILLSKANNFMDVAATQVVILTLVSLTYLGVLRYYENKIKFRSSVKSIKIKPYKVKNNFLRGLLLLLLLFLILSILLPVITIVVLSFVKPGTWMIDIYPREFSLDNYIRIFQKSRSLAPFINSLFMALITALISIVVAIPASYIIVKTKSKFKLIIELLIMLPWAIPSSAIAINMINAFNKPTVFSGNKILVGTFILLPLAYFVSLIPLMFRSTTISLQHLNDTYIEASKSLKANHLQTFRRVILPLITPGVISGVMLIVIRSIGEYTISAFLYTVQNRPISIAMVNGIFEYEIGLTMAYGSLIVLLTLLANLLIGKLSKN, from the coding sequence ATGAAAAAAGTAGTAATTACATCGATACTATTATGGGTATTATTTAGTTTTATACTCTTTCCCATGTTAAAAACCTTTCAGATAAGTTTAACAGGAGATAACGGTTTCTCCATTGTTAATTATATAGATTTTTTTTCTAATAAAGCTTATGTAATAGCATTAAAAAACTCTATAACAATAGGGTTAATAACGGTTTTAGTATGTGGAGTTATTGGGACTACCTTAGCTTTTTTAATTAACTTTATAGATATGCCCTTTAAAAATATAATAGACAAACTACTTATGCTACCAATAGTTTTACCAGGACTAATTATAGTTTTTGCATTTATGCAGCTATATGGAGAGAGTGGTATAATAACCAAATCAGTTCAGACCCTATTTAAACTGGATAAGCCCCCCTTTGCTCTATTAGGACTTAAGGGCATAATATTTATCCATGCCTACACCCAATATGTCTTTTTTTATATGAACGTCTCTTTAGCTATAAAGCAGATAGATCGTTGTGCTATTGATGCCGCTATAAATCTTGGCTCTACAAGGTGGCAGGTATTTACAAAAATTATTATTCCATTTACAAAACCCGCTTTAATAGCATCCGCTATTATAACCTTTATGACAGGTATTGGATCCTTCTCTGCTCCAAGTATTATTGGAGGTAGTTATAAGGTTATGACAACCCAGATTCTACTATCTAAAGCCAATAACTTTATGGATGTAGCAGCTACTCAAGTAGTAATTTTAACCCTAGTCTCTTTAACATACCTTGGAGTGTTACGTTATTATGAAAATAAAATAAAATTCAGATCCTCTGTAAAAAGCATAAAGATAAAACCCTATAAAGTTAAAAATAACTTTTTAAGAGGACTTTTATTACTCCTATTACTATTTTTAATACTCTCTATTCTTCTACCTGTTATTACTATAGTTGTTTTATCCTTTGTAAAACCGGGAACATGGATGATAGATATATATCCACGGGAGTTTTCACTGGATAATTATATAAGAATATTCCAAAAGTCCCGTTCCTTAGCCCCATTTATTAATAGTCTTTTTATGGCTCTAATAACAGCACTTATATCTATAGTTGTAGCTATCCCCGCTTCCTATATTATTGTAAAAACCAAGTCTAAGTTTAAACTTATTATTGAGTTACTAATTATGCTTCCCTGGGCTATACCATCTAGTGCTATTGCTATAAATATGATAAATGCATTTAATAAACCAACAGTTTTTAGTGGCAATAAAATCCTTGTAGGGACATTTATACTCCTACCCCTAGCCTACTTTGTTAGTCTCATTCCACTAATGTTTAGATCTACAACCATCTCTCTGCAACATTTAAATGATACCTATATAGAGGCCTCAAAAAGTCTTAAAGCTAACCACTTACAGACCTTTAGAAGAGTAATATTACCTTTAATTACACCAGGTGTTATAAGTGGTGTAATGCTTATTGTAATTCGAAGTATTGGAGAATATACAATCTCAGCATTTTTATACACAGTGCAAAATAGGCCTATATCCATAGCAATGGTCAATGGAATATTTGAATATGAAATTGGATTAACCATGGCCTATGGTTCACTAATTGTACTGCTAACCCTTTTAGCTAACTTACTAATTGGAAAACTATCTAAAAATTAA
- a CDS encoding alpha-glucuronidase, whose protein sequence is MAINNIENSYEQVWLEYKLDKDSSYKRFFSNYYINFSGDISNNIIKELALFTNKKFGYNITECKSIKDSTLILKLVSDKTLGDEGFDFSLTKTQVIIKANNAVGVLYGVFHIIRDVNCNSTILEYNFKSIPQNPLRILNHWDNMSGEIERGYSGKSFFFKDGEIIINERIKDYARIIASVGINTININNVNVYDAHKLITEEYLEKLNTLTDIFKGYGIKLFISVSFASPMVIGGLNSADPLNKDVITWWKDRCRLIYKMVPELGGFLIKADSEGRPGPFTYGRTHADGANMLAECIDEFNGIIIWRCFVYNCQQDWRDTKTDRARSGYDNFKPLDGKFKDNVILQIKNGPMDFQVREPVSPLFGGLENTNQLLEVQIAQEYTGQQKHVCYLIPMFKEILDFNTYCNSKYGKVSDIISGKTFNKTNTGIVAVTNTGDDQNWTGHDLAGANLYGFARLAWDTTLTANQIAEEWIKQTFNNNKKVVDIVSGILLNSWESYEKYNAPLGIGWMVNPNNHFGPNVDGYEYDRWGTYHRADHLGVGIDRTKTGTGFTLQFYKKNEELFSNIKTCPDELKLFFHRLDYNFVLDSGKTIIQHIYDSHFDGVEDVESFLKNWKNLKALIDNKSYKRVLDRLKFQLTHAKEWRDVINTYFYRKSSISDKKGRYIY, encoded by the coding sequence ATGGCAATAAACAATATAGAAAACAGTTACGAACAGGTTTGGTTAGAGTATAAACTAGACAAAGATAGTAGTTATAAAAGATTCTTTTCTAATTATTATATAAATTTTTCCGGTGATATATCTAATAATATAATTAAAGAGTTAGCTTTATTTACCAACAAAAAATTTGGTTATAATATTACAGAATGTAAAAGTATAAAGGACTCTACATTAATACTTAAATTAGTAAGTGACAAAACACTTGGTGATGAAGGGTTTGATTTTTCATTAACCAAAACACAGGTTATTATTAAAGCTAATAATGCTGTTGGAGTATTATATGGAGTATTTCATATAATTAGAGATGTTAACTGCAATTCTACTATTTTAGAGTATAATTTTAAAAGTATTCCACAAAATCCATTAAGAATATTAAACCACTGGGATAATATGAGTGGTGAAATAGAGCGTGGGTATTCTGGTAAATCTTTCTTTTTTAAAGACGGTGAAATTATAATAAATGAACGGATAAAAGATTATGCCCGTATAATTGCTTCAGTTGGAATAAATACAATTAATATTAATAATGTTAATGTCTACGATGCCCATAAACTAATTACAGAAGAGTATTTAGAAAAACTCAATACTTTAACAGATATATTTAAAGGTTACGGTATAAAACTATTTATTAGTGTCTCTTTTGCTTCTCCAATGGTTATAGGAGGTCTTAATAGTGCTGATCCCCTGAATAAAGATGTTATTACCTGGTGGAAAGATCGATGCCGGTTAATATACAAAATGGTTCCAGAACTTGGTGGGTTTTTAATAAAAGCTGACTCAGAAGGTCGACCAGGGCCATTTACATATGGACGAACCCATGCTGATGGAGCAAATATGCTTGCAGAATGTATAGATGAGTTTAATGGAATTATTATATGGAGATGTTTTGTATATAATTGTCAACAGGATTGGAGAGACACAAAAACCGATAGAGCTAGATCTGGATACGATAACTTCAAACCTTTAGATGGTAAGTTTAAAGATAATGTAATTTTACAAATTAAAAATGGACCTATGGATTTCCAAGTAAGGGAACCTGTCTCTCCACTATTTGGTGGTTTAGAAAATACTAATCAACTCCTTGAAGTACAAATAGCCCAGGAGTATACAGGACAACAAAAACATGTATGTTATTTAATACCAATGTTTAAAGAGATACTAGATTTTAATACATATTGTAACAGTAAATATGGAAAGGTCTCTGATATTATATCTGGTAAAACCTTTAATAAAACAAATACTGGAATAGTAGCAGTTACAAATACAGGTGATGATCAAAATTGGACTGGGCATGATCTTGCAGGGGCAAATTTATACGGTTTTGCAAGATTGGCATGGGATACAACTCTAACTGCTAACCAGATTGCAGAGGAGTGGATAAAACAGACATTTAATAACAATAAAAAAGTTGTGGATATCGTTTCTGGAATTCTTCTTAATTCATGGGAGAGTTATGAAAAATATAATGCTCCTCTTGGTATAGGTTGGATGGTAAACCCAAATAACCACTTTGGTCCAAATGTTGATGGATATGAGTATGATAGATGGGGAACATACCATAGAGCTGACCATTTAGGTGTTGGTATCGATAGGACTAAAACTGGAACTGGTTTTACTCTTCAGTTTTATAAAAAGAATGAAGAGCTATTTTCAAATATTAAAACTTGTCCGGATGAGCTAAAACTTTTTTTCCATAGGTTAGATTACAACTTTGTTTTAGATTCAGGTAAAACTATCATTCAACACATATACGACTCTCATTTTGATGGTGTAGAAGATGTAGAGTCTTTTCTTAAAAATTGGAAGAATTTAAAGGCTTTAATTGATAATAAAAGTTACAAAAGAGTATTGGATAGACTTAAGTTCCAATTAACTCATGCGAAGGAGTGGAGGGATGTAATTAATACATACTTCTATAGGAAATCATCTATTTCTGATAAAAAAGGGAGGTATATTTATTAA